In Citrus sinensis cultivar Valencia sweet orange chromosome 3, DVS_A1.0, whole genome shotgun sequence, the sequence ACAGTTTACAAGTAACTCAAATGAAACACTTGGTGTGCAAGTTTTAAAGTCTCGTGGATTCTTCCCACATGCATATTGGTATTGGCTTGGATTGGGGGCTACAATTGGTTTTGTACTATTGTTCAACATCGGTTTCACCCTGTCTCTTACTTTTCTCAACCGTGGGTGTCTCTGCCTTCTTTACTTTAACTACTACTTTTAAAGAAGCGAGTTTATGTTGTAATTTTGTGCGAATATATATGTGCAGAATTTGAGAAGCCTCGGGCTGTTATATCAGATGAATCTGAAAGTAATGATCTTGGTAACAGAATTGGAGGAACAGCGCAATTATCAACCCATGGAAGTAACTCCAGTCACAAAACTTGCTCAGGTGATGAagctgtttttatttttttgacaagTACCAGATATTTTGTAAGTGCCTTTTGATGCTAactatttatgttaacaagtAGAGAGTGAAGACATTACAGTGAAAGACTCCTTTTCCCAGTTGTTATCCCAGAGAGAAGTCACTGTTGGTGCAATTCAACCGAAGAAAAGAGGAATGGTGCTTCCATTTGAACCACATTCCCTCACCTTTGATGAAGTTACATACTCTGTTGACATGCCAAAGGtaacattaatattaaaaccAATGAAAGTATGGATGATATCTTGATTCAATACATTGTAGTCCAGACATGACAACTAATTGGCTCAGTTTTAACATTTCTAGGAAATGAAACTTCAAGGTATTCTTGAAGACAAATTGATGCTTCTAAATGGTGTGAGCGGTGCTTTCAGGCCAGGTGTTCTTACAGCTTTAATGGGCGTCAGTGGCGCTGGTAAAACCACTTTGATGGATGTGTTGGCTGGTAGGAAAACAGGTGGATACATTACTGGGAACATAACAATATCTGGTTACCCAAAGAAACAAGAAACATTTACTCGCATTTCGGGATACTGTGAGCAAAACGACATTCACTCTCCTTTTGTTACTGTATATGAGTCCTTGCTCTACTCAGCCTGGCTTCGTTTACCACCTGAAGTTGATTCTGAAACCCAAAAGGTTTGTACTTAAATTGCCTGGAGCGTTGCATCATTGAGACAGTTGATTCCCTGAATATATTTTTGGGTGTGGTCATACTAGTTTATAGTTTAACCCTTTGGTTTACAGATGTTTATTGAGGAAATCATGGAGCTTGTGGAGCTGAACCCATTGAGACAATCACTGGTTGGTTTGCCTGGTGAGAGTGGTCTGTCAACAGAGCAGCGTAAGAGGCTAACCATTGCAGTTGAACTAGTGGCTAACCCGTCCATCATATTTATGGATGAGCCAACCTCAGGGCTGGATGCAAGGGCCGCTGCTATTGTAATGAGGACTGTCAGAAACACGGTAGACACTGGAAGAACAGTAGTGTGCACCATTCATCAACCAAGCATTGATATATTTGAATCTTTTGATGAGgtaagaaaaatgttaatactgtatcatttttttgttttcctttcttttcctGAGTGCTATCAGCATTATTTAACAATGGATTGCAGCTGTTCCTAATGAAGCGAGGGGGACAAGAGATTTATGTTGGGCCATTGGGTCGCCATTCTTGCCATCTTATACGCTATTTTGAAGTATGACCCTCGTGTTTACATTAGAAATCTTACttgatataatattaaaattgactTGCATAATTTACATTATGAAAGCATCTGCAATATGATACCTTTACCTTTATGAAGGGAATTCCCGGAGTAGAAATTATTAAGGATGGCTACAATCCGGCGACCTGGATGTTGGAAGTTACAGCTAAATCGCAAGAATTAACTTTGGAGATTGATtttactgatatttacaaaggCTCCGAATTATACAGGTACATAACCTGTAAACCAAAATCCATTCACCACTTTGCCAGTGAATTTGTTTAGCTAAGGATTGATGCTGATGTATGTCATGTGTGCATCAGGAGAAACAAAGCACTCATTGAAGAATTAAGCAGGCCTGCTCCGGGTTCAAAGGACCTCTATTTTCCTACTCACTACACTCAGTCATTTTTCATGCAATGTGTGGCTTGCTTGTGGAAACAACACTGGTCATACTGGCGAAATCCACCATACACTGCCGTTAGATTTCTTTTTACGACCGTCATAGCTTTGACATTTGGAACAATGTTCTGGGACATGGGCACTAAAATGTGAGTTACAACAAGGACTCTTTAAAATCTATGTAATTACATTGCAGCTTGATATGTCTTCCatactaaattttgaaattttaattcctAGGAAAAGGAACCAAGATCTGTTCAATGCAATGGGTTCCATGTATACTGCTGTATTCTTCCTCGGTGCTCAATATTGTTCATCAGTGCAGCCAGTAGTCGCTGTTGAAAGGGCAGTATTTTGCAGAGAAAAAGGAGCTGGAATGTATTCTGCCATGCCATATGCATTTGCACAAGTACTCTTTTTTACTCAttatctatttgttttaattttcaaagcaACTGTGTTTCTTTACTGAtgttctattttcttttctgcaGGTTATGATTGAGATACCTTACATATTTGTTCTGTCAGCAGTGTATGGTATTATAGTCTATGCCATGATTGGATTCGAATGGATAGCCGCCAAGTTCTTTTGgtatttgttcttcatgttCTTCAGTTTATTGTACTTCACCTTCTATGGCATGATGACTGTGGCTATGACACCAAACCACCACATTGCTGCCATTGTTTCGATTTTATTTTACGGGTTGTGGAATGTCTTTTCCGGGTTTGTTATCCCCAGAACGGTAAgtatattgttttcaattttcccATTTCTAATTTAGATGCTGGATATCATTgcttattagaaaatttttagcTAATTGTTTCCTTATCTTTTAACTTTAGATACTAGATAGATTTCACAGTTTACTGAAACTTTGTAGCTATTGTTTCTCCTTGTCTTTCAACTTGTCAAACAACAGAGGATTCCTCTGTGGTGGAGATGGTACTATTGGGCAAACCCTGTAGCTTGGACCATGTATGGATTGGTTGCTTCACAGTTTGGAGATGTAGAGGACAAAATGGAAAGTGGTGAAACAGTGAAACAGTTTGTGAGaagttattttgatttcaaacATGATTTTCTAGGAGTAGTTGCAGTTGTTGTTGCAGCCTTTGCAGTGCTGTTTGGAGTGCTCTTCGCAGTAGGAATTAAGAGGTTTAATTTCCAGAATCGATAggaattcaatttcatttttgagATCAAGTCCGCTTAATGAAAAAGTAATGCCACCAAACATTCTAAGGCACGAAGGGGAATAGGGGTGCAGGTGCCTTGGCTAGTCTTGGTTGGCAATTTCCTCCCCAGTGTTATAAAAGGGGGCTGTCAGGATTTTGtaaggtttttaaaaaattatatcgaTAGTTATGggaattgattaaaataatagctTTTTCATATTATGTTTGTACCCAGTATTAATTGGTGTCACTTAGAAACTGGTTTTGAAGATTGCTTGGAGAAGCTATCAGCATAGTTTTCAAAGAATGGATAAATTatgaatcaaataaaataagaaatcgACAACGCACTCAcacagcaaaaaaaaatttgtttttgtatgTTTATTAGTATTTATTCTTTGATGTTTATAGCCCAGTTTATACATTTGATCTGTAATAGCTGTCGCTGCACTTGATCGGTGGTCAATATTCACTGCTGAATAAGACAATGAAGATAAGATCTTTATGAATCTCTGCTGATTTAGCTCACAATTTCGAGTTAACAGCTTTCCCACCAAGCCACAACTCGTTGAGGCATTTCGTCAAACACTCTGCAGTTTTCAGCAAAAATCTTTGTTTTTAACACGAAAGAGGTAAAAGTGCTCATACTCAATTTAGTCATGGGGAAGGATCGGTGCCCCCTTAGCATTACACAAGTTCttatatcaattttaaatcattatattaaagatgaataaatgatTAAGATTGAAAACTTCGAGAAAACAAATTGTCATAAGGTTTTTCGCgatgagaaattttaaaatacattaaagGTACTATGTCATTTTATAACAAGCAAATAATGGTATAAcatgtattatttattttaaaaaaccacATACAATTGATGGctgtattaaatttatttacacatatCATACATacattaattgattatattacctctaatatattctaaaattccACGTTGGCTCAAAAATACTAATGCAATGGGATTAGCATAAGGATGGATTATATAATAACACTTCAATGTTAAAACACCGGGACTGTTTACTCAGCTGTTGAGTGTTAAAGTCATTTTTCTACTTAATGAATATTGCCAtgaacttttataaatttatgtaatCATAACCGCCTCTACCATACCATTCCATTTATGCTGTTagataaaacataaaaatatacttaATCACTTGATACATAATCAATAGCCATTTATAATAAGCGACACTGCTCTGTCAAAATTAACTAAAGCACAATATTTCTGTGCAGGAATTTCTATTACCGTTGAACTCACCAGAAGAGAGAAAAGCACTTGTTGGTTTTTGGTTGGTTTTGAATGGACGGTAGTCAGGATATTTTCATGGGCAGTACTAGCTTGTATAGAAGCACTTCTACATGGGGAACAAATTCTCGAGGTGGTTTTCCGAGGTCTTCAAGAATAAGAGAAGGAGATGACGAGGTGGAAACTCTAAAACGGGCTGCTCTTGAGAAATTGCCTACTTATAATCGTTTGAGGAAAGGGATATTAACTACTTCACGAGGGGAAGCTGTGGAAGTTTGATGTTTCAAATCTTGGACCGCAAGAAAGGCAAAAGTTGATCTTTAAATTGGTGAAAGATACTGATATTGATAATGAGAAGTTCTTGTTGAAGCTCAAAGACCGCGTTGataggtaaatttttttttcccccatttTTCAGCAGCTCCAAGCGCCTTGGCTAGTCAAGAATGTGATTCAGGAAGGGCAAGGTCAAACaacaatataatacaattttttttaacaaaaataataagtagcAGAATTTGAACTTTATTGCAAAAGAAGAGAATAAGTTGCAaagaaatcttaatttttgtacGGAATGAAGGAAATATGAAAGTAAGCGTATATAACTCGTGGTGGGCAGAAGTGAAtcggatttaaaaaaaaaaagtagtcaatttgattcaattttttcagTTTCAGTCCggttattttcaaaaattgatttttttttaagcgtTATAATCGACTACTAAATATTGGTTTGGTTattgattcaaaattttagaattgaaaaaaaagttgaactttttggtaattttaagaaattaaacatttgtcatattattattggtgcacatattaataaaataaaaatataaataaacatatggaaaattttaaaaaaataaaaataaaaccaaaccgattggttttggtttttgaaTTCGCTTAAAATCAAAGCCGAATCGATCCGAATTTTTTAGTTCGAACCAAACCGATGCCACCTCTAAgcataatgaaattaaatattgttgatgcgagattccggttctcctcgttctacgatcaggatctctgctcgatcaacttcgtcacgaccaggaggtctcctcgccaggcttcttctccagaggtccctgcgtacacagataagtcagagtacgccggttgttttcccggcgcaaaccctccgacgctcaagtcagatatgaaggttcgggaaaagcttgccacaggtcttatggcgttttttgtggttttctcttctttttaggTTTTTCCTCTTCTAATCTCCAGAAtgccaacccttttaccttcgttggctacctttttataggcttcctctgaatctcagtcttccgctcttttcgagacggtatgggactccaactgctgcgttatgggcaaaacatgggatctagcgtgttacgccacggttcaggggaaagcgtggctgccatggctctgtgagaccttgcgtgttacgccacggttctggggaaagtgtggctgtcatggttctgtgagatcttgcgtgttacgtcgcggttctggggaaagcgtggctgttgtgcctagattctcgtgctggagagcacgtcttgccaactgccgtcgaccgggtctcctcgcctctcgatctctagccggaatggccttatgcctcttataggaaattggcctcgcggacgacaacatcgtggacgagcaggatatttctgctcctgttcttccacgcaccaggctttaacggaacacaccggttcgcagaactccgccatcagatatctgctcgtcattcctggtcccttcgacgcatttatcccaaacagtatccctcccaaacaccggtcccccagtttctggtgttgggtaatgtagtggaccagcagtagaaactcgatagtactcgctcgcgtgggattggaaaaggctgccaggagtcatgtcgcatttaattgcggacgaggtgacgtggcagacatccccccctccatttgaatttcaaaccgacgGTTACGAGATCCTCGGGATTCGGCGCAGTTATATGCTGGCAACCCAAGAGTCCGTCCTCATTTGGAAAGCCAAATCCTCTCGAACGGCATATTCACCATTCACTCTGTCTCCGTCTACGTCTCTGTTTCTCCAGTAAAGAAGTTCCGGCACAAAGCCCCCCCCTCCTTGCCTTTCTCCGATTGAAGCGGTACTTCAGGTATTACTTCTCTCTCCTCGGTCTTGAATAGTTTGTAGataacttcttttttctttcgttTGGGTAGTAGTTGGTGGTGTTGCGGTTAGAGTTTAGGGAATGTCGAAAGGCAAAGAGAAGGTCGTTGAGGTTGATGACGACGAGTTGGACTTCCTGCCTAGTCTGCTCACCAATCCCGCCTTTGACCCCGAGGTCCCCTTAGAGCCTGTTAGGCCTAGTGTCAGGACTAGTGCTAGGAGCATGTCTCCCCAAACGACCTCTACAAGCGGGAGTAATGGTGAGGATGGATCTTCTGACTCCGAGGATACTTTGAGTGGGGGTCGAGGAGATGATTCTGGTGAGGCGTCCCCATCGGGGGCGCCGCGACCAGAGGGGAGGAGTACAATAGGAGGTAGAGCCATATCGCGGGATTATGCTATTGATTACATGACGTGCACGACCACGTTTGATGAGCTCGAGGACCTCCGGCTGAGGTATAGCATTCCTGGCGAGATACCTCTCAAGGTCCCGGGAAAGAAGGATGCTCCCAGCCGGCCTCCTACGGGATATGTTACCCAGTATCTGGACAGCTTTAAGTACGGGCTGAGGTGTCCCTTGCAACCTTACTTTGCCCGGATACTTAACGGGCTAAATCTAGCTCCTGGTCAGCTGAATCCCAACGGGTGGAGAGTgctctctggtctgttcatattgtgggacagatgttgccaaagcgagcccacggttgatgaggtgaagcacCTGTACCAGCTAAAGAGCAGCTCCAAAGATGCCGGCTGGTACTACTTCCAATCTAGCACCAAGAGCAGGAAACCTATAACCGACCTCCctactggtggtggtgggaattggaagagaaagttcttttttgctgggggtccTTGGGGTCAGGTCGCACAAATAGACGGGAAGGATTATCGGGTCCCACCCCGTTTCACGGTCCCAGGTTGCATGCTCGCTCCAGATGCCTTGTATCCATAATTGTTCTTGTTTCATTGGCTTGTTTCTAACCAAGTGTCTGTTTATGTTGTAGTTTCTTGGGGCGTTCATTTCCCACTCCGACCCGGCCCGCTCAAACGGGTTGAGGCTGTGCTAGTCAATTCCTGCTCGAGCCGGGAACTGATATCCACATACAACTTGCTCGAGTCTCGCTTGATACTTCCTGGCCATAGGATGGAGGACGCTGTGATTGGGGCTCTGACCCGAAAACGTTCTCGACCTCCGACCACGAAGAGGGACGAGAGTAAGGATGCCCCTACCGCGAAGCGGGCCAACATCGTGCAGCAGGCCCCACCCTTGAAGATTTTACCTCCGGCTCCTGTAGAAGTCGGGGAAGCTAGTGGAGTAGCCACAGATCCTGCTACCTCTTCTCCTCCTGTCGGGCCTCGACTTCGCTTACCGGACAGCCGAGCAGAACATCTGGTCCCTTACCTCAATGAGTTAACTAAATCCGTGAGCAAGAGGGACCTGGAGGCCTTTGACGGCCGCACCTTGGGTGAGCTGGTGGGGCCCATGCAGCATAGCGCTTTCCACCTCAGCTGCATGACCACCTATTACAAGGCTAAGGTTGGCCGCTACGAccggaagatgaaggaggatATCCAATCGGCGACGAACAGAGCTGACGTTGCCGAGAAGAAAGCAGGGGAGCTGAATCTCGAGAATCTGAAGCTGATAGAGCAAGAATCacttgctcaagcaaaagccattacCCTCGAGGAGGAGTTTACCAAGGTCAAAGAGGATCTGCAAAGGCAGAAGGCTATGTATGAGGCTCAGCTCGAGTCTCTCCGTGACTCCCACCGAGCTCAGGTCgagaacttggagagggaggccgacaaccagtacgaccagggactCCGGCATTCCTATCGTTGCATCATGGCCGTCCTCGGGAAGCAACACCCTGACCTCaagatggatgaccttgcAGCTGGCGTTGCTCGGCATATGGATGAGGAGGCGGCCAAGGAAGATGCCGAGGGGGTGGAGCCGATCGTGATTGAGGAGGAAAACTCTCCTCCTCGTGGAGTCCCTGTTGAAGTTGGCGAGGCGAGCACCCCCCCGGACGCAACTGGCGATACCCCCCCCGCACCTGAGGAGGTCCAGCCAACCGATGCTGCTCGGCTCACAGATCCGCCgtctttttgatatatttcttttgttgtaatGGACAATGTTCATGAAGATTATCCCCTCTGTTAATCATTAACcaattaataaggatattttttgattactttcttgtgttgtaattatgagttaatttttgtttgagaATCTGCTTGTCTCTGTCTAGACGAGCGGATTCCGGCTTGGCTCATGGTTTTTGCCACATGCCTCCGAAGATTCTTTAATGCTTGGGATTcggctcgccttctcgtggtcgagcagatcctggtatgcttggggattctgctcgccatctcgtggtcgagcagatcctggtatgcttggggattctgaTCGCCTTcgcgtggccgagcagatcctggcatgcttggcttctgtctcgccataagacaggctctgagacttggcgagcctttgcatgccttaggattttctttaaacgatttggattctgctgccttctcgtggccgagcagatcccggcatgcttggcttctgtctcgccataagacaggctctgagacttggcgagcctttgcatgccttaggattttctttaaacgatttggattctgctgccttctcgtggccgagcagatcctagcatgcttggcttctgtctcgccataagataggctctgagacttggcgagcctttgcatgccttaggattttctttaaacgatttggattctgctgccttctcgtggccgagcagatcccggcatgcttggcttctgtctcgccataagacaggctctgagacttggcgagcctttgcatgccttaggattttctttaaacgatttggattctgctgccttctcgtggccgagcagatcccggcatgcttggcttctgcctcgccataagacaggctctgagacttggcgagcctttgcatgccttaggattttctttaaacgatttggattctgctgccttctcgtggccgagcagatcccggcatgcttggcttctgtctcgccataagacaggctctgagacttggcgagcctttgcatgccttaggattttctttaaacgatttggattctgctgccttctcgtggtcgagcagatcccggcatgcttggcttctgtctcgccataagacaggctctgagacttggcgagcctttgcatgccttaggattttctttaaacgatttggattctgctgccttctcgtggccgagcagatcccggcatgcttggcttctgtctcgccataagacaggccctgagacttggcgagcctttgcatgccttaggattttctttaaacgatttggattctgctgccttctcgtggccgagcagatcccggcatgcttggcttctgtctcgccataagacaggctctgagacttggcgagcctttgcatgccttaggattttctttaaacgatttggattctgctgccttctcgtggccgagcagatcccggcatgcttggcttctgtctcgccataagacaggctctgagacttggcgagcctttgcatgccttaggattttctttaaacgatttggattctgctgccttctcgtggccgagcagatcccggcatgcttggcttctgtctcgccataagacaggccctgagacttggcgagcctttgcatgccttaggattttctttaaacgatttggattctgctgccttctcgtggccgagcagatcctggcatgcttggcttctgtctcgtcataagacaggctctgagacttggcgagcctttgcatgccttaggattttctttaaacgatttggattctgctgccttctcgtggccgagtaGATcccggcatgcttggcttctgtctcgccataagacaggctctgagacttggcgagcctttgcatgccttaggattttttcGGTTTCAAGCGAATGAAATTCGTCGACGTTCCATTAATGGCAGGATTTGACTTACATGAAATTGTTcggacataaaacataaaaataaaagataaacagCATGAGCagaaattgctttaaaatgtgagcaagtcttactggaagtattttcggaggtgtgctgcgttccatgggcgtttcacTTCGTGGCCGTCCGCGCgaaccagcttgtaagctccgggccccgctatctgcttgactctatacggcccttcccaattcggtcccagcactccttgagtcgaatctttggtgctctgattcactcttctcAGTACCCAGTCTCCGACCCTAAATTACCGTATGTTCaccttctggttataataCCGAGCAACCCTCTGTTGGTAAGTGACTGATCGCTCGGCTGCTTGTTCCCTCCTCTCCATTagcagatcaagattcaaacatatctgctcgtcattcTCCTGTTCATTGAAATAATCTATCCGGTGTGTGGTCGTTCCTACCTCAGCCGGTATGACCGCTTCATGTCCGAAAGCCAAAGCGAACGGTGTCTCCCCAGTTgcggttttgtgggttgttctgtatgcccatagcaCACCTGACAGCTCGTCAACCCACGCACCCTTTTTTGCTCCGAGCCTGGTTTTCAGAAGCCTCTTGACtgtcttgttggctgcttctacttgtccattcgattgagggtgagcaggcgagcaatacttcagctctatcccgaggttctggcagaaatccctgaagctgtgattatcgaactgcctgccattatccATTACCAAGGCATATGGGATCCCGTATcgacagaccaggtttctccacacgaaatctgttgttttcttctctgtgatcctgctaagggcttctacctctatccacttcgtgaagtaatctatagcaactattgcatgtgttgctgctcctcgtccctttggcaatgggccgatcagatcaattccccattgagcgaatggccaaggggaggccatggaggtgagcttctctggtggttggttagagaaatttgcaaaactctggcagctTGCACAGCTCCTGGTCTTCCTTtgcgcatcctggtgcatcgtcggccagaaatatccctgccttagAACTTTGTGGGCCAGGGACCTCCCGCCAGAATGATTtccgcaaattccttcatgtacTTCCCTCAGCACGTAATCTGCGTCGTCATCGTCCAAACACCAAAGGAACGGTAATGTATATCCTCGCCGATACAGTACCCCATCGATCATCGTGTATCTCGAGGCCTGAGCTCTAATCTTCCGAGCTCGTAGCTTATCTGGTGGTAAGACCCCGTCTCTAAGGTATGAAACTATCGGGTCCCTCCACGAGCCTTTTTGTTCTATCCGCAACACCCCCAAATTTTGCTCGATACTCGGGCGAGACTTCACTTATAGGGGGACCGACTTTGGCATTTTCGGGTCGGCTACGGCTGCCATCCTAGCCAAAATGtctgctcgactattctgctccctggggatttgtatcacctccacTGCTTCGGACTTCCCCATCATTTGCCTGACTATCCTTAGGTACTGttccatcttctcctctcttagttggaatctttcactgacatgATTCACAACCAGCTGGGAATCAGTTCTGATCTTAACTCTGTCTGCTTTCACGGCCCTAGCCAATTCCAGAcctgctatcaaggcttcatattctgcctggttatttgtggctgcaaattccaactttacagcataagagatctcctcccCCTCTGGGCCTTCCAGGACAATCCCTGCTCCTGAACCCCGCTCTCCTGATGACCCATCCACAGATATCTGCCATACTTGAGTTTCGTCGTTGCCTATATCTGCATCTTGCTGATCCAAGCATACTTCGGGCTCCGCGAACTCAGTTACGAAATCGGCCATTGCCTGGGCCTTTATCGCCGCGCGGGGTTTATAGTCTATGTCGAATTCGCTCAGCTCTACAGTCCACTTGACGAGCCGACCAGAGGCATCTGGCTTGTGCAGAATTTGACGCAATGGCTGGTTGGTTATTACCGAGACCGGGAATGCTTGAAAGTACGGCCTCAACTTCcgagcagcaaccacaagggccagtgcccatttctccaacGTTGGGTATCTGATCTCAGCGTCGAGCAGggccttgctggtgtagtatatcggatactgaattccttcttcctctctcaccagAACGGAACTGGCGGCCCGATCAGATACCGCCAAATACAGATTCAACTTGTCCCCATCCCTCGGTGTGGACAGTAGCGGAGCTTGCTGCAAGTAATGCTTCAAGTTCCGGAAGGCTTCCTCGCATTTTGGGGTCCATTCcgttttctttcccctccttatcacttgaaagaatggctgacacttatctgtagccttggatatgaatctgctcaacgccgccaacctccccgtgaggctctgcatctccttcaggtttcgaggagacgtcatttgcacaatcgcctggatcttctcgggatttgcttcaatccccctatggctcaccatgaatcccaggaatttccctgactcgaccccaaaagcacacttctccgggttgagcttcatcttatacttcctcaaaagctCGAACGTCTCCTCGAGATGTCTGACATGTTCCTTCGGGATTTTGgacttggtgatcatgtcgtccacgtacacctccatggttttcccgatcaagggcttaaagactttattcaccagcctttgataggtggccccagcattcttgagaccgaatggcatcaccctgtaacagaacagaccttggttagtgatgaaagccgtgctctcctcatccggctcgtacatggggatctggttgtatcccgagaatgcgtccatgaagctaagcagaccatgtccagccgttgaatctactagctgatcgatctttggtaaagggaagctgtcttttgggcacgccttattgaggtctgtgaaatccacacacatcc encodes:
- the LOC102620755 gene encoding pleiotropic drug resistance protein 1-like isoform X3, with the translated sequence MTLLLGPPCSGKTTLLLALAGKLDSKLKFSGRVTYNGHGMDEFVPQRTAAYISQHDVHIGEMTVRETLAFSARCQGVGSRYDMLTELARREKEAGIKPDPDIDVYMKAAATEGQEANVLTDYYLKVLGLEVCADTLVGDEMVRGISGGQKKRVTTGEMMVGPALALFMDEISTGLDSSTTFQIIVYQGPRELVLDFFESMGFKCPERKGVADFLQEVTSRKDQQQYWVYKEMPYRFVTAQEFSEAFQSFTVGQKLADELRTPFDKCKSHPAALTTKKYGVGKKELLKANISRELLLMKRNSFVYIFKLTQLSSMALVSMTLFFRTKMHKDSVSDGGIYVGATFFAVMMTMFNGMSDISMTIAKLPVFYKQRDLRFYAAWAYALPAWILKIPISFLEVAVWVFLTYYVIGFDPNIGRLFKQFLLLLLVNQMASALFRFIAAAGRNMIVAMSFGSFVLLVLFAFGGFVLSRDDIKKWWVWGYWCSPMMYAQNAIVANEFFGHSWRKFTSNSNETLGVQVLKSRGFFPHAYWYWLGLGATIGFVLLFNIGFTLSLTFLNQFEKPRAVISDESESNDLGNRIGGTAQLSTHGSNSSHKTCSESEDITVKDSFSQLLSQREVTVGAIQPKKRGMVLPFEPHSLTFDEVTYSVDMPKEMKLQGILEDKLMLLNGVSGAFRPGVLTALMGVSGAGKTTLMDVLAGRKTGGYITGNITISGYPKKQETFTRISGYCEQNDIHSPFVTVYESLLYSAWLRLPPEVDSETQKMFIEEIMELVELNPLRQSLVGLPGESGLSTEQRKRLTIAVELVANPSIIFMDEPTSGLDARAAAIVMRTVRNTVDTGRTVVCTIHQPSIDIFESFDELFLMKRGGQEIYVGPLGRHSCHLIRYFEGIPGVEIIKDGYNPATWMLEVTAKSQELTLEIDFTDIYKGSELYRRNKALIEELSRPAPGSKDLYFPTHYTQSFFMQCVACLWKQHWSYWRNPPYTAVRFLFTTVIALTFGTMFWDMGTKMKRNQDLFNAMGSMYTAVFFLGAQYCSSVQPVVAVERAVFCREKGAGMYSAMPYAFAQVMIEIPYIFVLSAVYGIIVYAMIGFEWIAAKFFWYLFFMFFSLLYFTFYGMMTVAMTPNHHIAAIVSILFYGLWNVFSGFVIPRTRIPLWWRWYYWANPVAWTMYGLVASQFGDVEDKMESGETVKQFVRSYFDFKHDFLGVVAVVVAAFAVLFGVLFAVGIKRFNFQNR